Part of the Paludisphaera borealis genome, TCACCATGCAGACCAGCTCGGTGTACACCAGGTCGGGCCAGGTGAGCGTCTTCTCGGGCTCGAGCGCCTCCAGGACCGGCAGTCCACGGGCTTGTCGCGAGTCGTTGATGACGGCCCGCCGCAGACTCAGCCAGGTGAAGAAGCCGACCAGCACCATCAGGCCGACGATCGGCACGTTGTCGGGCTTGGTCACGATGTCGCGAAAGTCGAAGTCGCTCATGCTCAAGCCGAAGAACAGGAGCGCCGCGTTGACGAGCCCCCAGGCGACCAGGCCGTTGGCCGCGAGCTTGCGGAAGGCGATCATCGCCACGAACGCGATCGTCGCCCCGACGAAGAACGTCGTCGGCCCCGAGACCTGATTGATGCGGTCCCGGAAGATCTGCGGCAGGACGATCGCCCCGCCGAACAGGTAGGCGAGGCCGATGGCCTGGAACAACACCGCGGCGATGGCCCAGATCAGCGTCCAGAGCATCCGGCTGATCGACTTGCCCAGCCCCACGGCCGGGATGTGGTCGTCGAGCGTCAGCTCGCCGCTGTTGCCCGAGTGCGTGCCGTCGCTGGCCCGCAGCTCGGAGAAATGGGCGGCGTCGGCGCCGGCCGTCAGGGCCACGACGATGTTGGCCAGAGCGCACAGGCAGTAGGCGACGTCGAGCGCCCCGGGCAGGAACGGCCGGGCCAGGATCATCACCATCGCCAGCCCGTAGAGCCCGATGTACGTCCCCACCAGCCAGTCGGGCAGCCGCCGGGTCCGCGGGGCCAGGCCGACGCGCGACGCCCCCTCGGAGACCATCTCCATGTAGGCGACGTACGCCGCGGCCGCCGCGTTCAACGCCGAGGCCAGCAGATAATACCAGGCCAGGCCGACCATGACGCCGGGGGTGATGTCTTGGTGCGGGAGGATCGGGAGGATTTCTTGGTGCATGAGTTTACGAGACCGTGGAGTCGGAAGCCTTGGAAACCAACGCCAAACCGCGGGTACTCGCGCGGCCCCGCTACAAGGGGCCGCTGATTCCGCCGTCCTTGCGCACGCGCCAGAAGTGGACCATGATCAGCAGCGAGACCGCCAGGGGGATCGCCACGCAGTGGAGCACGTAAAACCGGTTGAGCGTCATCTCGCCGACCGCCCGGCCCCCCAGGAGGGCGAACTTGGCGTCCGAGCCCGAGGTGATCAGCTTCACCCCGTTCAGATCCAGGAACGCCGCGCCGGGGCCCTCGACCCCCACCCCGGGCGTCGCCCGGGCCATGTTCGAGCCGACGGTGATGGCCCAGATCGCCAACTGGTCCCAGGGGAGCAGGTAGCCGGTGAACGAGAGCAACAGCGTGAGCACCAGCAGCAGCACGCCGATCACCCAGTTGAACTCGCGCGGCGGCTTGTAGCTGCCGGTGAGGAACACCCGGTACATGTGCAGCCAGACAGTGATCACCATCGCGTGCGCCCCCCAGCGATGCAGCTCGCGGAGGATGCCCAGCGTGGTGACGTCGCGGAGCGCCAGGATGTCGTTGTAGGCGTGCTCCAGCGTCGGTCGGTAATAGAACATCAACAAGACGCCGGTGACCACCTCGACGATGAATAGGAAGAACGTCGTCCCCCCCATGCACCAGGTGTAGCTGAGGGCGATGCCCTGCTTGCGGACGCTGACCGGGTGCAGGTGGAGGAAGAAGTTCGTGAGCATCACCACCACGCGATTGCGACGGTCGGTCGGCATCGGGTGGCGGAACACGCTCTTCCAGAGCTGCGACTGCGTGATGGAGTCCATTAATGACATGGGCGTCTCGGGAGGTCGATTGGAGGCCGATGCGATCCGTCCCCTGGGAGGGCCGGACCATCAAATCAAAGAGACCACG contains:
- a CDS encoding cytochrome b N-terminal domain-containing protein — protein: MSLMDSITQSQLWKSVFRHPMPTDRRNRVVVMLTNFFLHLHPVSVRKQGIALSYTWCMGGTTFFLFIVEVVTGVLLMFYYRPTLEHAYNDILALRDVTTLGILRELHRWGAHAMVITVWLHMYRVFLTGSYKPPREFNWVIGVLLLVLTLLLSFTGYLLPWDQLAIWAITVGSNMARATPGVGVEGPGAAFLDLNGVKLITSGSDAKFALLGGRAVGEMTLNRFYVLHCVAIPLAVSLLIMVHFWRVRKDGGISGPL